From Microcoleus sp. bin38.metabat.b11b12b14.051, a single genomic window includes:
- a CDS encoding CAAD domain-containing protein, whose product MTSSNEPETTVIITEIPAENEADSTKVIITEEPPNQTQQIKEQIISILSELPAYIGSFYEQYKSPLTVVGVILASIVSLKVLLGVIDELNDIPLLAPTFELIGIGYSAWFIYRYLLRSSNRQQLGQEIQALKEQVFGKKS is encoded by the coding sequence ATGACTTCATCAAACGAACCAGAAACAACCGTTATTATCACCGAAATTCCTGCTGAAAATGAAGCAGACAGCACAAAAGTCATCATTACCGAAGAACCGCCAAATCAGACCCAGCAAATCAAAGAACAAATTATCTCAATTTTGTCCGAGTTGCCGGCTTACATCGGCAGCTTTTACGAGCAGTACAAAAGTCCTCTGACAGTTGTGGGCGTGATTTTAGCCTCGATTGTTTCTTTGAAAGTGCTGTTGGGCGTAATAGACGAACTCAACGACATTCCCCTCCTAGCACCCACATTCGAGTTAATTGGTATCGGATACAGCGCCTGGTTTATCTATCGCTATTTGCTGCGCTCTTCCAACAGACAACAATTAGGTCAAGAAATTCAAGCTTTGAAAGAACAAGTTTTTGGCAAAAAATCCTAA
- a CDS encoding thiol-disulfide oxidoreductase DCC family protein — protein MSAAKTEFPESVEIKPSWQIEMLYDGECPLCVREVNFLKKRDAGRGLVSFVDIAQEDYNPQAHGGIDYETAMGRIHAVLPDGTAIRDVEVFRRIYEILGMGWIYAVTKLPVVGTIANWLYGIWADWRLRLTGRQDLASIMSDRTARIECETQGRCRSN, from the coding sequence ATGTCTGCTGCTAAAACTGAATTTCCCGAATCTGTTGAAATCAAGCCATCTTGGCAAATAGAAATGCTCTACGACGGTGAATGTCCGCTGTGCGTGCGGGAAGTCAATTTCTTGAAAAAGCGGGACGCGGGGCGAGGTTTGGTGTCGTTTGTGGATATCGCACAGGAGGACTACAACCCGCAAGCCCACGGCGGAATTGATTACGAAACGGCGATGGGCCGGATTCACGCGGTGTTACCCGACGGTACGGCAATTAGAGATGTTGAGGTTTTCCGTCGCATTTATGAGATTCTGGGTATGGGCTGGATTTATGCAGTTACTAAGTTGCCGGTTGTTGGGACGATCGCGAATTGGCTGTACGGAATTTGGGCTGATTGGCGGCTGAGGTTGACGGGAAGACAGGATTTAGCAAGTATTATGAGCGATCGAACTGCGCGGATCGAGTGCGAAACTCAAGGCCGCTGTCGGTCTAATTGA
- a CDS encoding Uma2 family endonuclease, whose protein sequence is MLITPIKPSPKITTQRVVLSNISWQTYESLLAEAGDKRSSLFSYSQGVLEIIMPSDLHETVNCLLKQFVTALSDELKLKRKGFGSTTLNREDLKQGAEPDSCFYIQNVDRIIGRKINLSTDPPPDLIIEVDLTSPSTNRFVIYKSLGVPEIWRYLGENVQFFQLQNAEYVVCDYSSTFPIVSSEIINQFLQMAETEDDLTILDALREWVRENLRSPETTEQ, encoded by the coding sequence ATGCTCATTACACCCATTAAACCGTCACCCAAAATAACTACACAGCGAGTAGTATTATCTAATATTAGCTGGCAGACTTATGAAAGCTTATTAGCAGAAGCAGGAGACAAGAGATCCTCGCTATTTTCCTATTCTCAAGGAGTCTTAGAAATTATCATGCCATCAGACTTGCATGAAACTGTGAATTGTTTGCTAAAACAGTTTGTAACCGCTTTAAGTGATGAATTAAAATTGAAACGTAAGGGATTTGGTTCGACAACTCTTAATCGTGAAGATTTAAAACAAGGTGCAGAACCAGATTCGTGTTTTTATATCCAAAATGTCGATCGCATTATCGGCAGAAAAATTAACTTGTCAACCGATCCGCCACCTGATTTAATCATTGAAGTCGATCTCACAAGTCCATCGACTAATCGCTTTGTGATTTACAAAAGTCTTGGAGTTCCTGAAATCTGGAGATATCTCGGAGAAAATGTACAATTTTTTCAACTTCAGAATGCAGAATATGTAGTCTGTGATTATAGTAGCACTTTTCCGATTGTTTCTTCTGAGATAATCAATCAGTTTTTGCAGATGGCCGAGACGGAGGATGATCTGACTATACTTGATGCCTTGCGTGAATGGGTGAGGGAGAATTTACGATCGCCCGAAACAACTGAGCAATAA